A genomic region of Populus nigra chromosome 11, ddPopNigr1.1, whole genome shotgun sequence contains the following coding sequences:
- the LOC133668047 gene encoding NAC transcription factor 47-like yields the protein MKNQQSSLPPGFRFHPTDEELILHYLRKKVASTPFPVSIIADVDIYKFDPWDLPAKAALGEKEWYFFSPRDRKYPNGARPNRAAASGYWKATGTDKVIMASTITPGGVIQGQENVGVKKALVFYKGKPPKGVKTDWIMHEYRLADTPSYSYNKPMKPRDSSMRLDDWVLCRIYKKAHALTSCARAEMSSEHEQEEEEEHFVPENPLPSLKGPISNKSALMSQKSCSFSNLLDAMDYSLLSSLLADTQFNPTGFESNPALNSTASQLDQPPFFSNSNIAGGGGGGCFLQKLPQLSASAPNNVDNKLKRQLSHIDEDMLHPSKKFMNSCSFTNTNNISTQTDHNGQYNFLSQPFLNQQFLLSPHLQFQG from the exons ATGAAGAACCAACAATCAAGCTTGCCACCAGGGTTTAGGTTCCACCCCACAGACGAGGAGCTCATCCTCCATTACCTTAGGAAGAAGGTAGCATCCACACCCTTTCCTGTGTCTATCATTGCAGATGTTGATATCTACAAGTTTGATCCATGGGACTTACCAG CCAAAGCTGCCTTGGGAGAGAAAGAGTGGTACTTTTTCAGTCCCAGAGATCGTAAGTACCCCAATGGAGCTAGGCCTAACAGAGCGGCTGCGTCTGGATATTGGAAGGCGACGGGGACAGACAAGGTCATAATGGCGTCAACAATCACCCCTGGAGGTGTAATACAAGGACAAGAGAACGTTGGTGTCAAAAAGGCTCTTGTCTTCTACAAGGGAAAGCCTCCGAAGGGAGTCAAGACTGATTGGATTATGCATGAGTATCGCCTAGCAGATACCCCCAGCTACAGCTACAACAAACCCATGAAGCCAAGAGATTCATCCATGAGG ttggATGACTGGGTTCTTTGCCGGATTTACAAGAAAGCCCACGCTTTAACTTCATGTGCAAGAGCAGAAATGTCCAGTGAACATGagcaggaagaagaagaggaacaTTTTGTCCCAGAAAACCCTTTACCAAGCTTGAAAGGTCCCATAAGCAACAAGAGCGCGCTCATGTCCCAGAAATCTTGCTCCTTCTCCAACTTATTAGATGCCATGGACTATTCCCTATTGAGCAGTTTACTAGCAGATACCCAGTTCAACCCAACAGGGTTTGAGTCAAATCCTGCACTGAATAGCACTGCTTCCCAACTGGACCAGCCTCCTTTCTTCAGTAACAGCAATATTGCAGGCGGCGGCGGCGGGGGCTGCTTTCTTCAAAAGTTACCTCAGTTGAGCGCCTCAGCGCCCAACAACGTGGACAACAAACTCAAGCGCCAGCTTTCACACATTGATGAGGACATGCTGCATCCATCAAAGAAGTTCATGAACTCTTGCAGTTTCACTAACACCAACAACATTAGTACCCAAACTGATCATAATGGTCAATACAACTTCCTAAGCCAGCCATTCTTGAACCAGCAATTCCTTCTGAGCCCACATCTtcaatttcaaggttaa
- the LOC133668523 gene encoding ricin B-like lectin R40G3: MEFPPGHHSRTHHHRRNDDEEERRENYPPPDTTPPPPSFHQPPPPSSHYYQEPPQPPSFHQPPPPSSHYYQEPPQPPSFHQPPPPSSHYYQEPPQPPRPYFQEATYAPSPPPPFQETQVIRTSHHYPPPPTQVNHVSHEKTETHQSFKPHMPSSIHQQTHQSGSASGLDLYNKPSFKVYSKAEPDFHLTIRDGRVILSRSNPSDEFQNWFKDEKYSTRVKDSEGCPAFALVNKATGQAIKHSIGEANPVQLIPYNPDVLDQSILWTQSKDLGDGFRALRMVNNTHLNVDAFHGDKKSGGVHDGTTIVLWKWNKGDNQRWKIIPAQY, from the exons ATGGAATTCCCTCCCGGCCACCACTCTCGCACTCATCACCACCGAAGAAACgatgatgaagaagagagaagagagaattaCCCGCCACCAGACACTaccccaccaccaccatcttTCCACCAACCACCACCTCCCTCCTCACACTACTATCAAGAACCTCCACAACCACCATCTTTCCACCAACCACCACCTCCCTCCTCACACTACTATCAAGAACCTCCACAACCACCATCTTTCCACCAACCACCACCTCCCTCTTCACACTACTATCAAGAACCTCCACAACCACCAAGACCATATTTTCAAGAAGCTACCTATGCACCTTCACCACCACCTCCATTTCAAGAAACTCAAGTCATTCGCACATCTCATCATtatccaccaccaccaacacAGGTGAATCATGTTTCTCATGAAAAAACTGAAACCCATCAGTCTTTTAAGCCGCATATGCCATCTTCCATTCACCAGCAAACTCATCAATCTGGCTCTGCTTCTGGGCTTGACCTTTATAATAAACCTAGCTTCAAGGTTTACAGCAAAGCTGAACCTGATTTTCACCTCACTATTAGGGACGGAAGAGTGATTCTTTCTCGGTCAAATCCTTCTGATGAATTCCAA aACTGGTTTAAAGATGAGAAGTACAGCACAAGAGTGAAGGATTCGGAGGGATGTCCTGCCTTTGCTTTGGTAAACAAGGCCACTGGTCAGGCCATAAAGCATTCCATTGGAGAGGCAAACCCT GTGCAGCTGATTCCATACAATCCAGATGTTCTTGATCAGTCTATCCTATGGACCCAAAGCAAGGACTTGGGTGATGGTTTTAGAGCTTTAAGGATGGTTAACAATACCCACCTGAATGTTGATGCTTTTCATGGTGATAAGAAATCTGGTGGGGTTCATGATGGTACCACTATTGTGCTCTGGAAATGGAACAAAGGTGATAACCAACGATGGAAGATCATTCCAGCTCAGTACT GA